From Methanomassiliicoccales archaeon LGM-RCC1, one genomic window encodes:
- the pth2 gene encoding peptidyl-tRNA hydrolase Pth2: MAFGLFRPTGEYKLVVLVRNDLKMGKGKIAAQVGHAAVECALFTEKKDKKSFDAWYRCGQPKIVLKVDSMEELDKYRMIASSNKIHIAVITDAGRTQVDPGTVTCMGLGPAPASEIDKITGELKML, encoded by the coding sequence ATGGCATTCGGACTGTTCAGACCTACAGGGGAGTATAAGCTCGTCGTGCTCGTAAGGAACGACCTCAAGATGGGCAAGGGCAAGATCGCCGCTCAGGTTGGGCATGCCGCTGTCGAATGCGCGCTTTTCACTGAGAAGAAGGACAAGAAATCCTTCGATGCATGGTACAGATGCGGCCAGCCCAAGATCGTCCTCAAGGTGGATTCGATGGAGGAACTGGACAAGTACAGGATGATCGCCAGCAGCAACAAGATCCATATCGCGGTGATCACCGATGCAGGAAGGACTCAGGTCGACCCGGGAACGGTCACCTGCATGGGCCTCGGACCTGCGCCCGCCAGTGAAATCGACAAGATCACTGGCGAGCTCAAGATGCTGTGA